The DNA region GAATATTCTCAGAGCCTGCCAGGAtggatgtgctgctgcttctcctgccctTGGGAGCAGCGGGGAGGGGAGGCTCCCTGGCAATCTCACCGGGAAGCTGAATCCAGGCCAGGCCCCTGCTGGCTGTGTCCTTGCTCAGCCTCATGCTGCGCCTCACCCTGAGCTCGGCgctggccctgctcctcctcctgccggCCTGCAGGGGCCCCTCCTTGGCCTGGGGCGCTGAGAAAACTTCATCCACATTGTAAGAGCAAACTGCAAGATCAGCCCCAGTAATTTCCAAGTTCTCAACAGGAGGGAAGTAGAAGgcactgctgcttcttcttctcctccttgctgGATCACGTCTGCCAGAGTCCTTGGGAGGACACCTgcctctctgggcaccctcctgttGTTCCAGAATTTCCAGCCCACCTAAGAGATTTCCTTGTAGTTCTTCCTTTTCTATCAAGGAACtgctttcttctgcttctttttcaCATGGAGTCTCTTTGCCTTGCTGGAAATAATCAGATGTATCAAAATCACCTTCTGCATCTGGCACAGCGTTTGAAAACTGGGGAGAGAAAAtcaaaaaaatagatttttttaaaatataggCAAAAGGTAATCCATAAAAACTGGTTTCAAACAGCTGAACTGGCTACTGTTCTCCTTACCATGTGACTCTCCAAACCCCAACCCCTGACAGGGAATCCTGCAGGCTGGGTCTGTTTCAGTGGGAGGCCAAGCTTAGGTTGCTTGGGAAGCAGAGAATGCTGGAATGGCCAGGGATGGAAGAGACCTAAAgatcatcccattccagccctgccacgggcccaggctgctgggaggCTCAGCTGAGCTCTGAGTGCCCAACCCctccttccagggatggagatcCATGGCCTGCAGGCTGCCTGTCCCAGTTTCATCACTCCCAGGGCTCCCCCCTCTGAGccccctgagcccagcagtTACCTCAGGAGCAGAGTCCAGGCTCCCTGGCACCTCAGAGTCTCcaggcccagagctgggggctgctgcctcctccaggagcccagggctggggcacagagcagctgcccagagcccctgcCCACGCATCCTTCCAgccaggggctcctgggcagTGTCCCTGCACCTGGGATCAGCCACACCTGCACCCTCTGCACAAGAGAAACACGGGTTCAGTGACTGAATGCACAACATCTTCGTGTGTTACAAGAAAACTTCAAGGTATCTTTACTTATTATACTTATTTACCTCTATAAAAATAACCTTCTAAACAACATCCCACATAAACAGTGGAGAACAAAGCCAACAGAAAACCAGCCTTGCTGGTGAGGAATGCTTCTCTCCCCTCAGCCAAGTTCATTTGTTAGATGAATTTCATACAAATAAAGatctaaaagctttttttccttgaatgaCCACCCTTTACATCAGAGAATTGTTCATGAACTCTAACACTAAATCTCATTCTAAAGAACTCCACCTCTGCTCATGCCCAAAGCCTCTTCAGAAGATAGAAACAGGTTCCTCACTTCTTgaaagggaagaggaggaagtgaTTCCTTTATTCATTGCAGACAATCTCTTTTGAGTCTGTTTTTGCAATCTAAGAAAGCTCTGCACATTCCTTCACTCTTCATGCCCAGCTCACCAGCTTAAACACTATGAAAACAGCAGTGCCCAAAGTAAAGAGGTGGAATTTTGGTCAGATTTACCCTGGAGTCCAACAAGAACTGAATTTATCAGCTGgacattattaatttattagatCCTCCATACTCTGCTATTACAGAagcaattaaaaggaaaaatattttttgtataaCTGTTGAGGAACagaaagagcaaagcaaaacaaaactaaaacccAAATTACCTGTAAGAAGTGCATCTGCCTTTGGTGAGTCTGGAGAGGACATAGAAGAGAAAACCTCTGGGATTTCAGGGATAGGGCTAAGAAGGGGTTTCTTAGAAGCCATTTCTCTTTCCCCATACAAAGATTTcttgacttttttctttcttcttttcccataGCTTGGGCGGGTTTTTCTCTGAAAAGATTGAGGAGAATAAAGCACAGTGAAATTTTAATCATCCTCTACATTATTTTTCAGTAAGTGACCCCATTACTGGATTTTGATGGGTGACAACTGTTTCCCCTAAAAGGAAGATTCCACTTCCTCTGCCAGCTACCAAATAATCTGGAGACTCATAAGCAACAAATAATTCCTTTTCTAACATGTCTCTGCAAGAACTTGCTAAGGGAAGAAGCACAAAGTCATTTGTTGGCCCTCAAGTCTGAAAAGTGACACACAAACACCTATCCCCAATGTgatggtttgacaggaaatgtgttttttgggatgctgtgttttgggccaatggatattcaggctttaatattggcatctaacctggccattgggacattggacacgcctctgagaacacagggttaaaagcagagctctcccctgggagggtccttcgggaaagagttcgggtctctgccccggcccagctgctggctgggcagggggagaggaaaagccatgtggctggGAGAGGTAGggctgagcccgggggtggaagggtggaagagagagagagagacaccgggaggcatcgggcagcgccctgagagacacagagagagagagaaagagagagagagagagagagagagagagaaagagagagagagacagacagacaccgggagccattgGGCAGcgcccctgagagacacagagagagagagagagagagagagagggcgAGAGCcgtgcctgggactgtaaccttgaaccttgataaacatgggcctgtgccggcagcacggctgggacagagaagaagggggggttcagccatctgcttgtaggagcttttaacccctttttggagaatgagaactttacagatcattgacctctcctagaagagagagtggaagatgaggaaggaaatgtgcaagtgtgagagaggtctgggcgagcgagagatagtggaagaatagagaagaatcctagtgggaagagatgatggagtggcttttgctggactctttttgtacagccatggacagacccAAGTTCCtcgtgacacagagactgcattctagggggaggcaatggccacagaaccaagagggttcagtgttggtgccccttggccccagggggtgaaaaaatatgggggggacaggtgtcccaaaggtgagactgtggggacaggtgtcccaaaggagagactgtggggacaggtgtcccaaaggagagactgtggggacaggtgtcccaaaggagagactgtggggacaggtgtcccaaaggagagactgtgccttttttggatcgggacagaacatccttaaaaagacaaccccagaagcagctctggtccgtgttcagtggtgagagcactggacatgaaaggaagaggtcacaatggcagatgtactccgggcagTGCCATGAGTGATGCAGAAACACACAaagcttcagctgtgtttccagggcaagcccatggtacaagaagggctcctctcctcttgatcaactgaggattgattgtctaaaaggtgctgctggaccgagagttggtgatttggggaatagatgtattgtgttggaaatttggtggggggaggaggaaatgtatttgtaaggttttcattttccctgtgtgtgctcctttttatttgtagttgtcgtgtagttaataaagttttgtttttcttccctaagtaggagcctgctttgcttattcctggtcacacctcacagcagctgccagggagagagtatcctcatgggggcaactggcattgtgccagtgtcaagcCATGACACCCAAGAAGATCCTTTTGGCCCTACAAGAATTCAAGCCCTCAAGTCAGCAAGGAAAAGAGATGGGGCAGGGAATGCAGGAAAACAAGATggagatgaagaagaaaatattggCAGCAACAGGAAGATCAAAATAATCCTGTAGGACACaaggagagagaaataaatcaaaataaaagcagaattcAGCAACGGCAGTGGCTGGCACTCACCTGAGTCttcttgggagcagctgtggttgGGTTCCTCTGTCTCTGAACCTTGCTCCTTCCTGGGTTTTTAGTGTCTTTGTCCTTCTCAGGGTTTGTggctcctgagctgctcccatCAGGCTCCTGTGCCATGGCCCTGCACTGCTGAGGAACAGCatttggggtctggggggcACCTGCTGCTCAGGGAACCCCCGAGGCCAACAGGCACAAGAACCAAATGGAATTCATCTCTTCTCACCTCATTAGAGGCTGGCAAAACTGGGAATTGAATTAAATATTACAGCCTCATTTCCCACAGTACAATCCAGTCCTGTTTGTATTATAATGGAAATACAGGAATTTTTATCTTCAGTTATTTAGGAGAATGGGTTATTTTCTGTATATTCCTGTATTTGTTGCCTTCCCCTCCCACCAGAGCTGTCCAACACTGCAGTCTGACACCACTTCTTGTACAATCCATTCTGTGCCTTGAAATTCCAGCAACCAAAACATTTTGTAAGATTATTTGGAAAAGCTCCTAGAAAATTCAATAGAAATTGTCAATTTAAGTATCAGgctgtatttttaataactGAAAAATCACTTCCACTGAAAAATCTCATTTCCTCAAGGCACTAACAGGAGGTATTTCCATATACCTGGATATAGATAATCCTCATAGCTGAGGCTGGAAAAACTTTTTTAAGCATCAAGAGGGATAAAAGAACAATTCTGCCTGAAGAagttcaaacaaacaaaataaattttatcaCCAAGGAAACTCACCTTCCTCTTAGTAGAGGAACGAGTTGTTACCACATCAGGTTTGTCAGTCTCTGCTActataaatgaaaaaacaaaaggatttttagtCAGGTTCAATGCAAGTTAATCACAGTTTGAGGAAATTATCTACATTATTTCTGATACTGTGCACTTCAGCCATTTTAGTCTGGAGTAGAAACTTAAACTTGAGAAGTATCAAACATGGCAAGATAAAAATTTCTACTTGCTCTACAAAATAGAGGAAGACTCAGCTTGGGAGGATTTGGTAACAATAATTAGAACATCCAAAGCTTTCATAGATGAATATGCACAACCCACTTTCAATTCTTTTGTTGTTGGGTTGCTGTTTAAAAGTCTTCAAAATTACAGTATCAGAATCAagattctaaaaaaaaataattcctttaaGCAGTAAAATTTTCACAGAATATATCCCAAGTTTAAATAAGATCCAGTTAACCTTAAGCTCAGGTAAACACTGCAaggagcttcagaagaaaacctTCCATTTAAATGTTAGCATTCAAGTTTTAGCACAGTTGAAATATATCCTgtgtattaaaaaatacaaacagaaaaagaaaccaaaaccctCAACTTTCAGTTTTCAGGTATAAAAAGATTCATTATCTACTGATAAACACACAAGTTGGGGTTACCTTCTGCAATTTCAACAGGTGAAGGGGCTTCTGCAGGGGCTTCTGAACATTCCAGGAATTCTGGGAGAGGCTCAACACCTTCCTTCAAACAGAAAATGACATTTCTTAGCAATAAATTACAGCAAATATTTGATGGACCTCGCCCATCAGTGTTTGTAGACaaagtggttttattttgtttccttaAAGAAAACATCTTTGCTCTGTGTGGCAAAAagaaacacagcagcaaaatacaagaaaaagtGAAGGGGAAAACATTTCAAGGTTCAGAAACCTCCTAAAACAGCTCTCCAGGCCAAAGTGCTGCTCAGAATTCCTAAAAACTCAATTCTCAGTGTGAGTCTAACTCCAACTTAACTCTGCTTTTACATTTCAGCGATTTCCTCACAAAACCCAGCGGGAATGAACCAAGGATTgacccctgccagggaacagagAGCAACCAGCTCACCTCATCCCAGCCAAGATCCAGCAGGGGCAGAGGCTCCATGGAGAGGCCTGGCCTTGCCCAggggctctggccctgggcacacCCTGGGGAGGCCCCTCTGCGCAAGGGGGTGTTGGCTGGAAGGCTCTGGTCAAAGATCTCGGGGCTCAGAACTTCCCCAAAAgtcacttttttcttctttggtgTTTTGGAGCTCTGACTGTCAGCTCTCTCTGTTGGAATGAAATAAACACTGAGTGAaggggagctggcacagagcagaggctTTGCAAGAGATTTAAAGATTCTCCTAAAAATCACCACCCAAACCACCACCTTCACCTGTGAGGCCAGCCAGGATTGCCACTCTGGATTTATTAAACAATCAAGGAAGAAACACACTAAAAACGAGTACCTGTCACCCAAGTTTCACATGAAAAGTGTAAGGGTCCCTCAAAAATCAGGGATTCTGCTGAGGTGCTCAAAGCTTTCTGGAGTTTTGGGGTGTTGCAGTggtttcctgtctcacctatcccatccccctcaggtgtgccaacctttcccctccccctttgccctcctgcctaagtgctgtccatcaatcttaacattccagcagggtcatggtgtggttggcaggagttcaaaagatgcccccaggtctgggctcattggtcTGTCCAAGTGTCTGCATCCTGggacccttcccctgctcacacctggctggccctcacctgtccctcccctcccctgtccccagggtttAAAAGGACACAGACCATGCAGTCAGGGtgtctgtctggagctgttACCACCTTCAGAGGTGTATCATGctacaataaactctggattTAAACTCTACAGCAGAacctgctccttttctcttcaccatcgCTTCTACCTTTTCCACCacaggtaaactgagttcctactttgcctggatttgttctgggtgcccagctgcagcacccagctggccaaaggcatctctggggtgaaacaccacagctgcagcctttggccCAGCTGCAATGCCAGACAAAGCCAGGCAGGGCACACCTGAAACATTTGGGGACCAAGATTTAATAttggggttggatttttttttttgatagacATTCCTTTCCTTGGCAATCCTGTTTTCCATGTCATCAGCAGGATGCCACAAGGAGGTCATTCAGTGGTGATTAATACCAATAACCAGACTTAGCAAAGAGGCAAAAACCTGATCATCCCAATAttttacttattaaaaaaaaaaagaaaaccaagcaattatttttcttagaaAGGGGAATCTGACCTGTTTGCAATGTTTCAGAGGCTTTTACACAATTGGAGACTGCAGCAGATTCATCTCCTCCTCCATCACTGGCACTGTTGAAGTATTCCTGTCAAATTTAAGAGATACAGTTCAACAaagattaattaaaatattgtcCTCTAAGCAGCATTTAATAATCAGTCCTTTTGTTTAACCAAACCTCCTTGTTTGCTGCATGAATAAAACTCAAAAACATTCATTTCATGCAATCATGGAATGGTTCAGGTGGGAAGGGAGCTTAAGAtgatccagtgccacccctgccatgggcagggacacctcccactaccccagggctctcccagccctgtccagggacacttccagggacccaagggcagccagagctgctctgggaattgcatcccccagcccaccctcccagggaacaattccttcccaagctcccacctaaccctgccctctgaaGCCATTCCTGGCACCCCAGACCTCTGTcaaggctctgcttttcctgacaCCCCTTCAGGTGCTGAAGGTGCAATTGGGTCACCCCTGATCCTCTCCCAACGTGGGAGCTCCAAGCAAAGCTCCAAGATGACCAAGAagcattaaataaataatttccaaaTCATTTCCAAACCATAGCAATCAAAGCACCTGGAAGCTCCTGCTTTGGGCAAGCACTGAGTgaaccctggggctgcccaggagctcctTGGCTGGGGTTTTCTTCAGGATGGatctcagcagggagctgctctggcacagggcagtgctgggagtgctcagtgccaggctctcatcttccacagccccagccttCCTCGTGCTgagggctggcacagcatcTCCAGTGCCACTGGGCCCACACCCGgccactgcagagcaggcacacagctgggacactgCAGTGTTGGAGGAAAAATGACAGAACTTCAGTCCTCAAAGCATCAGTAGGAAAGCACACACATCTCCAGATCCTGAGCAGAAACACCCCACAAACATCCAGTCTGGAAATGGTGGCTCTTTTTGTGCCACATGTACTTTTGCTGTTTTCAGAAATGGataaaacaaactaaaaagGAGCACTACATGAATGAAAAGTTCCATCAGGTTTCTACTGCCTTCTAAATTGTGGACAAGGTGACAAATGTCAGCTGAAACATTTCCTGaccaatatttttatttcctaatgAGAGTTTAACAAAGATTCTAACAGTGCTGAATCCTCTTACCATGGTCTCTTTCCAGGCTCTCTGCAGTTACAGCAGGGTCCAAGGATTTAACAGGATTTTGCTGCTCACAAACCCATTCctaaagaaatagtcacaggaTTTTTACAACAGCACAAACTATGGAGGGTTTAATCCCACAGACAAGGATTTCAGAGTTTTCCCCATCATCCACTATTTCAGctgactttattttccccaagcACCCAGGGAAATGCTTAGAAAATGCTTCAATAATTAAATGCTTAGCAAATGAGGAAATTGTCTATTTTAACATCTAGCTGAGAGGTTTGTCCCCAGTTCAAGGCACCTTTGCAGCAGCAGGCCCAGTGACAGTCCCAGCTCCTTGTGGGGACAAGATGCTGCAGATCCTGAGctcactcctgctgctcttggtCCCATTTTCTCTTACATTTTCTTTCCAAGCAGCTCCTTTGTTGCCCAGCATGAAGTTTTCACTCCACTTCTCCAGGTCTGGCTCTTTTTTAAAAGGTGCTTTGTTCTGAGCTGcatcaattaaaaataaaacacaaccCAAACAAATCACAAAGACAAACTTCAGGTTTTTCAAAGAATTCTCTTTTTTGTGTTTCTCCATCAAGAAGTGCAAAAAGTCAGGAAATGTTCCAGGCAGGGAGAAGAACACATTTCTAGATCTACTTTGAAAACAACATTACCAaccttcaaaacaaaataaatgatTCTTTTCATAGAAATGTTATTAAGGTCAGCAATAACAGAAGTAAAATGAAAACCATTCGGTTTCACAGAAAAAAGTGCAAAACCATTAATGCTCAgtgagaaatccatcaaagagtAAAATCTAGGAACTAAAACTGAGGCCAGAGACCCAAAAATAGGAGCTTTCAGAGAAACCACTAATCAGGGTGCATGAAGATGATTTCAACAAACCTCAAACCAAGCACAGACACCTGGGCCAAGCCTAATAAAGGAAGATGATTTTGTTTTACAAGAAGCATTCCTGGTTCCATGCTTTCAGCCTAAGGGAAGAGCTGAGATTTCAGGTAAATCACAGACCAGGATGTTTAATCAACTTACAGGAACCTCCTTCCTGGGAGGGGAGCCCAGGCTCCCCCTCAGCTTCTTGCAGGGATTCAAAGGAGGCTTGGAAAGTGTTGATCTTGTCCTTCAGCGACCTCACATTTGCAGGTTTAAAAGGACTGATCTGCCAAAACAAAATGAATCCCATCAGGCATTTCACTGCAGCTTTTGTGTTTTGTGATTGCACTTGGACATAAAATACAAAGGATCTGGCATTTAATCTGCAATTATATctgtacaggaaaaaaaaaagaaaaaaggaacttTACCAGAAATCTGGTACATTTTATTGCATTTAATCTGTTCCTCTAGTCtagaattttctttctggtaGCCCAGGATAGTTCAAGTTCTGAACAAATCTGATTAACCAAGTTCTGAACAAATCTGATTAACCAAGTTCTGAACAAATCTGATTAACCAAGTCACTCACGCTTGAAATTGCCTTCACTTGGAACCAGCAACACTTTCATTACCCAAAACCCAAGTGCAGCAAACACAAAGtaccaaaaattaaaatttatcaGCATGCTCAACACGGAGCAGGAATTCCAGCCTCTACACAGTGGAAACAAAACCTGCAGCATCCCCTTGTCCTGAAGTCAGGGACCAAGGACAGCAGCAATGAATCCATGGCTGTCCCTTGGCTGGACTCCTCCCAGGATCAGCTCCCCTCGTCCCAGCTCAAGGTGGctcctgcagggaagggaaggtccCAGCAGGTGTGGGGAGGGCTCTCACCTGGGTGAAGGCTCCtgtgtgcctgctgctcctctgctgcgCCAGGTACCGGATCAGGGTGTTGTTTTCTGGGGATCCCCTCAAGCCAATGGTTGATCTTCTCCTCAATTTTAGTGAGGTTGGGGAAGTCCCTGAAAAGGGGACACGAGGagaagttaaaaagaaaaataaagcacaaaaccacagaaatgttTTGTAATACCTAAAGCTTTCAAATGGTAATTGTTTATCTTTTTTAAGGTTGATTAATGGTACTTATTCTGATCCAAAATGACCTGCTCAGCCCAAGAAGCCTCCCTGAGCACATCAAACAACCACAAACCAAGTCTGCCTCTCAGCTGTTCAATTGTTTGTTAGTGTTTACCAACACTTGCAGAATTTGTCTTGCAATTCCCTTGTGTCCAAAGACACTTCATTGGCTGAAGCCAGATGAACAGGGAGCCtttccctgagcagggcagaccTGGACAGTTAAATGGACCCTTATCCTGTATCTGGGATGTCCTAGGAAGATGCTGCAGCAAGAACCCCTCAGAGAGTGCTCCTGGGCACATCCCaactctgctctgccctgaacTGGAGCCTTTGGAAGGAGCTTGGActaaaggagctggagaagcccCTCTGAGAAGGACACAAGCCATTTGTCACCCCAGCCTCACCCGTGGGTCGTGTTCCCAGACTCTCCTGAGCACTCCCACACTCAGCACTTATGCCAGCAGCAATGCCAATGGGATTTTTCCTCTGCTCAGAGAGTCCAAGTTCAGGCTCTGCCTCCACTTTGTGCCTCTCAGGGGTggagaagtcatttccccagggagcagctgggctgctggacaAATCCTCCCCGGTGTGCAAGGGGGGCTCAGTGAGGAGCAGATCCCCCCcgagctgccagcccccagcagccccctggGGGCCACACAGATTCTGCTCCTCTGGGCCTTTGGGGCACTTCAGGGCACGTTTTGGTGACCGTGTCTGGGTCCCATCAGTGAAATTCTCCTTCTTGGATGGTCTGATGGCCTTGGATTTGGTCACTTTGCAGCTCTTCTGGGCTCTTGACAGAGGGAAAGAGGCCTCTTCcttctgttcattttctttaacTTTCAGGGGAGTTTTAGATCCTCTGAACATTGTTCGGGATTTATTTGAAGAAACATCCACTCAGCCTTTGCTGCTGTAATTACAGATtcctattaaaaagaaaaaaaaacaaaactttattactTGCTAAGAGCAAGAGCTCACTACCATGCTCAAGCTTCTCCCAAATCCACATTTTTCCTGGACAAGGTGTTTAATagtggggtgggaagggaaaTTGATCCCTAAAAACCTGCAGGGAAAGGACACAAGGGGCAGGgaccagaaagaaaaacacagagcAATAAAAACTTGCATTATAAACATGCACAGGAGTGGCTCAGGGTGTTATAAACAAAAATCTGCCATTTTTTTGTGAGAACAAGGTTACAAAACCCAGTCAGTTAAATGTCAGTCAGACAGTGTTGCTGCTAAAGTGCTACCTGTTTGTCATGATAATCACAAGTCGTTGAAGTTAATGGTTCTTTTTGGGTCAGTAAAGGCCCTGGCTAGCGCTAAGTTAATGGCTCTTCTTCCCAGACAGCGAGGGGAAAGGACGAGACTTGGGGACCAGCATACCATGGGAAGTGTCAAACTTACcgaaaagaccccaaaaacaagGAGCCAATGCAGAATTAAGAAATTACAGTGATGCCTGGACGTGAGGAACTGAATactgagcctgcagagatgctgaaaacCTTTGCTACCCCTCGCCCTGAGCAAAAATCATCTTAAACCGAGGCCGGGAGCCAGAAAGGGGTAGAGAGGCGAGGTCGGGGTCACGGCCGAAGCTCCGAGGActggacccccagctctgcccgtaGGGGACAAAGCTGCGCACATCCCCCTCCTCCGAGTCACCCTGGGAGCTTCCCAATCTCGAGCTGCTCACTCTTAATAAAGGCAGTAAAAGGAGATAAAATCTCCTGCCCTGTTTATTTCAAGGGTAAGGAGCCACAAGGCTGAGATGTCACTGTCAAACTTCGTAATAATATAAAAGTATATAAAACACAATAATCACCATCACACTGTAGCTGCTTTGCTCCAAGCGTTACAATAAATATCAGCAGtttaatgctgcttttaatCACACTAATTAGCAGAAAGAGaatacaaaaggaaagaaattggAAGGATACAAATATATTGGAAAGAAATCAGCAGAAGAAACACTAgtaacatatatattttttaactaCCACTAGCTTTTAAgtagaaatttttaaaagttagcTTTTTTTGCAGTTAGTTTCTTAAGTTAATGATGTACAACTCAATAACTCTGAAACTTCACTTCTGCAAACACGCGCACTTTTAGAAACAAAAATACCTAAATTAATCCGCTTTACAACGCCTGGGCaatctttttcttattttttctttttctgctctcAAGCCCAGCGGAGGCCGATAGCTacagccacagccaccagcCGAGGAGGGAGAAACTCCCAACGCGGGGATCCTGGGTCTGTACCGCCGCCTGGGCATTCGCACCCCGCAATCCCGGAGCGCACCCCGGGTACCCCCGGTACTCCCCCGGTACCTCCCGGCCGCCCGGAGCGCCACCCGCTGCGGTCCCCGCCGAGCCGCCCTCACCTGGACCCCACGCCGGGCCCGCCTCACGCTTTCAAACCGCGCCACGCCCCTGCGGATCCCTCcgcgcccccgcccccgccccttccccaccctcaGCGCCCGCAGCAGCCGCCCCGGTCCCAGCGGCACCGCAGGGAGGGAGGATCATGGGGGCGACCCCTCACCGGCGCTGTGCCCCGGGGGTCCGCGGGGCTGGGCGGGGACGGGGGGACTCTTTGAGGCGGCGGAGAGATCGCGGCCGTTGGACCGCAGCACCGCTTGGGTAcgggagaaaaaataaaatgattaAATGAATTCATTCAACGGCCCGCGCGCACGTGACGGGCGACAACCAATCACAGAGGGAGTATGCAAATATGGACGCTTCTTCTGTTCGCGATTGGCGGCCGTCCCGGCTTTGACCCGCCTCCTCACTGCCCATTGGGCAGATACGCGGCGCAGCGCGGCGCTGATTGGTCGTGGGGCCTGCCCGTCAGCGCCCGCCCCTTCCGGGTGTcggcgcggcggcgggcgcagcaTGAGGCGGGTGACGCTGTTCGTCAACGGCAGCGCCCGCAACGGGAAGGTGAGGCCGGGCCAGGCCGGGCTGGGGCCGCTCCCGCGGGGCCCTGCC from Agelaius phoeniceus isolate bAgePho1 chromosome 30, bAgePho1.hap1, whole genome shotgun sequence includes:
- the CDCA2 gene encoding cell division cycle-associated protein 2 isoform X2, which encodes MFRGSKTPLKVKENEQKEEASFPLSRAQKSCKVTKSKAIRPSKKENFTDGTQTRSPKRALKCPKGPEEQNLCGPQGAAGGWQLGGDLLLTEPPLHTGEDLSSSPAAPWGNDFSTPERHKVEAEPELGLSEQRKNPIGIAAGISAECGSAQESLGTRPTGTSPTSLKLRRRSTIGLRGSPENNTLIRYLAQQRSSRHTGAFTQISPFKPANVRSLKDKINTFQASFESLQEAEGEPGLPSQEGGSSQNKAPFKKEPDLEKWSENFMLGNKGAAWKENVRENGTKSSRSELRICSILSPQGAGTVTGPAAAKEWVCEQQNPVKSLDPAVTAESLERDHVSQLCACSAVAGCGPSGTGDAVPALSTRKAGAVEDESLALSTPSTALCQSSSLLRSILKKTPAKELLGSPRVHSVLAQSRSFQEYFNSASDGGGDESAAVSNCVKASETLQTERADSQSSKTPKKKKVTFGEVLSPEIFDQSLPANTPLRRGASPGCAQGQSPWARPGLSMEPLPLLDLGWDEEGVEPLPEFLECSEAPAEAPSPVEIAEVAETDKPDVVTTRSSTKRKCRAMAQEPDGSSSGATNPEKDKDTKNPGRSKVQRQRNPTTAAPKKTQRKTRPSYGKRRKKKVKKSLYGEREMASKKPLLSPIPEIPEVFSSMSSPDSPKADALLTEGAGVADPRCRDTAQEPLAGRMRGQGLWAAALCPSPGLLEEAAAPSSGPGDSEVPGSLDSAPEFSNAVPDAEGDFDTSDYFQQGKETPCEKEAEESSSLIEKEELQGNLLGGLEILEQQEGAQRGRCPPKDSGRRDPARRRRRSSSAFYFPPVENLEITGADLAVCSYNVDEVFSAPQAKEGPLQAGRRRSRASAELRVRRSMRLSKDTASRGLAWIQLPGEIAREPPLPAAPKGRRSSSTSILAGSENIHPREHSLPPFPAPGKENEASAPLAAGPGRRWRRRSLCEATAQETSWAPTQRRRSTNSVCGKDRSDQKHLEAAETLELRLKDASGISDFLK
- the CDCA2 gene encoding cell division cycle-associated protein 2 isoform X1; protein product: MFRGSKTPLKVKENEQKEEASFPLSRAQKSCKVTKSKAIRPSKKENFTDGTQTRSPKRALKCPKGPEEQNLCGPQGAAGGWQLGGDLLLTEPPLHTGEDLSSSPAAPWGNDFSTPERHKVEAEPELGLSEQRKNPIGIAAGISAECGSAQESLGTRPTGTSPTSLKLRRRSTIGLRGSPENNTLIRYLAQQRSSRHTGAFTQISPFKPANVRSLKDKINTFQASFESLQEAEGEPGLPSQEGGSSQNKAPFKKEPDLEKWSENFMLGNKGAAWKENVRENGTKSSRSELRICSILSPQGAGTVTGPAAAKEWVCEQQNPVKSLDPAVTAESLERDHVSQLCACSAVAGCGPSGTGDAVPALSTRKAGAVEDESLALSTPSTALCQSSSLLRSILKKTPAKELLGSPRVHSVLAQSRSFQEYFNSASDGGGDESAAVSNCVKASETLQTERADSQSSKTPKKKKVTFGEVLSPEIFDQSLPANTPLRRGASPGCAQGQSPWARPGLSMEPLPLLDLGWDEEGVEPLPEFLECSEAPAEAPSPVEIAEVAETDKPDVVTTRSSTKRKQCRAMAQEPDGSSSGATNPEKDKDTKNPGRSKVQRQRNPTTAAPKKTQRKTRPSYGKRRKKKVKKSLYGEREMASKKPLLSPIPEIPEVFSSMSSPDSPKADALLTEGAGVADPRCRDTAQEPLAGRMRGQGLWAAALCPSPGLLEEAAAPSSGPGDSEVPGSLDSAPEFSNAVPDAEGDFDTSDYFQQGKETPCEKEAEESSSLIEKEELQGNLLGGLEILEQQEGAQRGRCPPKDSGRRDPARRRRRSSSAFYFPPVENLEITGADLAVCSYNVDEVFSAPQAKEGPLQAGRRRSRASAELRVRRSMRLSKDTASRGLAWIQLPGEIAREPPLPAAPKGRRSSSTSILAGSENIHPREHSLPPFPAPGKENEASAPLAAGPGRRWRRRSLCEATAQETSWAPTQRRRSTNSVCGKDRSDQKHLEAAETLELRLKDASGISDFLK